Within the Mastacembelus armatus chromosome 10, fMasArm1.2, whole genome shotgun sequence genome, the region TATTTCCATGACCGCAAGCGGGTGTTCTTAGTGCTTGAGTATGCCCCACGTGGTGAAATGTACAAGGAGTTACAAAGATGTGGAAGATTTGATGACCAGCGTACTGCCACAGTAAGAGCTGAATTGTTCATCGTTAATTGTTGGAGAGCAAGTCATTATTGGATCCTGGGCAGACTTGATGAACTTGCATTGATTAACTTACATTCATATTGTATGCTGAaattttattataattcagTGTTAATGTCTTTAAATCTGCAGTATATGGAAGAGATATCGGATGCTTTGATGTATTGTCACGAGAAGAAGGTCATTCATCGTGACATCAAGCCAGAGAATCTGCTTCTTGGCTATCGTGGAGAACTGAAGATTGCTGATTTTGGTTGGTCTGTACATGCACCGTCTCTAAGGTGAGTGTAGGGTCAACATACTAATGTGCTCTCATAGAAACTGCATTTCATTGCTATATACTGTCAGACAAGTCTATTTGTTGCCACTTTTGTGAATTCACTGCTcacctttgtttttaaacctttcCAGACGTCACACACTGTGTGGGACACTGGACTACCTTCCTCCAGAGATGATTGAGGGGAAAAGCCACAATGAAAAGGTGGACCTGTGGTGCATTGGAGTCCTCTGCTTTGAATGCTTAGCTGGGCGACCACCTTTTGAAACTGAAAGCCATTCggaaacatacaaaaaaattacaaaGGTTGGTGTATTTCTTGGGATGCTGAATGCACTCAAGTCAGATGAGTCTAATTATGTCAGCTTTTGCAAAGCAAATATCTGCCCGCAGCCACTTTCATTATGCAGAATGTATGAGGAGACATTTGGGTTGCTTGAATGTCTTACACCAGTCAGGGCAGCACATAAGCCATTATATAATATCAAGAGTTACATTTAAGTTATTGTAGCTTTAACTAGCATTTCTATATATTTCCTAAGAGTTTGGAATAAAGACACATcacaaaaatgaaatctaaGATGAGGAAACACAAAGATAAGGTGAAATAGGTTTGTTGAAAACCCGAGGTTAGCTAAACTTAATTGGATTAGAAACCAAATCTGAAGTAATAGTCTGGGTGGACATCAGCTTTTACTGTCTGTATTTAGAGTATTCTTGCTAACTGAAGAATGCTCACTTTGCTTAATTTGGATGTGAAATTCAATTTAATGGAGCTCACTGGACTTTTACATTCTGCCATATTGTGCTGAATAAATTTATAAATGCCATCTTGTTATTTCCAGGTGGATTTAAAGTTCCCCAGAATCATTTCAGATGGCGCACAGGACCTGATTTCCAAGCTGCTTCGCTACAACCCCAGCGATCGCCTTTCACTACAGAGTGTCATTGACCACCCATGGGTGCGTGCCAACTCTCACCGGCTCTTACCTCCCACCTACCCTTCCAAGAAATCCTGAGCTGCCCCGGCAAGCCTGCTCACCTCCCTCTGAGAAGTGTCTTCCACTAGAGACTCTCTGGGCCAGCATATTTTGGTTTCACTGTCTTGGGCTTCAAACTGCCATTATTCTGGCAGATTTTATGATGGGTATACATACATACCCACAGTGAAATATCATTGTCTGTCTAGTATTTTGCATagtagtgtttgttttattgtaatttctttttctaAGACTTTTTTTAAACGGACACAGCAACGTTTTTGATTTCTGTATCTACTGGTGTCTCACGCCAAAGTACTACTGTTAGACTGCCTCAAGCTGAGTATATTCTCCAATAGTTTAAGATGACGTTTTTATGGGGGTTATGGTGGAAAGCATGTTTAACTTTTCCTCCAGCTGTGttaaatatttctaataaatATTATGAAATGATATGTGGACATCACACCTTCATTTGCCAGTTTAGTTGAAACTTCACTGTGAAGAATGATAAATCctgatttaaattatttttagttgAAATATGtagaatatattatttatttaggtttGTTGGGATGGACTATTTGATGGGGATGTTATATACTCATCTTCACAAAGGTATTTAATAGCTCACACGTTCACGGTAGCGTGGCCGAGCGGTCTAAGGCGCTGGATTAAGGCTCCAGTCTCTTCGGGGGCGTGGGTTCGAATCCCACCGCTGCCATTAGTTTTGTGTGtacaacattttctttctgttttaattatatCAAAAACCTGCCGTCGGTCTACACCCCAACTTTGTGTATAGTGTTAAATTCTGAAGACGTGTTAGTATGTGCGAACGACCGCACTGAAATCAGGGATGTATTAAAGTAGCCACTCCACCAAGACGGTATTAACCTAGACCAGATCCAGACTTAAAATCGGAACTAGATTAACAGCAATTACGCCGTTTGAAACAGTTTGGTAAAATATGAGAATCGATCAATCATGTTGGTTCATGAATGATGTGTCCGCAATTAAGCTTGctagtcttttattttggtaggaCAGAAACCCTCCATCCAAAGCAGTTCtggttttcttatttcttcCGGTTCAAACTTCCGAACTTCACAATCACAACAGACGGCTGCTGTGTTCCGGTCCAATATTATCCGATGTATCGTGAGCATTAGCACATTTAATAACTCTAGTTGTAgataaacacactgagacaTGGCTGGTTTACCGCCGGGAGACCCGCAGCTGGTCTCAATGATCGTTAATCATTTGAAAACCCAGGGACTCTTCGACCAGTTCAGGAGGGACTGTCTGGCAGACGTTGACACAAAGGTAAAGCGCAACAACACTTAAAATAGcgttttctgtcactttttacCTACAGTCAACATTTGACGTCGATATTACTCACCTTGTAGCATGTATGTTGTAGTTTGGGCTACACTAAAGTTTGTATCTGTGGCATTTTAATGTGTGCGACCCGTGGTGGCTACTAAAGCTACATCCCCATTATAAACACGTTTTATTTCAACGTTATCTCGATTACTTGTTTCACTGATTAACTTTCATGTCCTTTGCCTGCAGCCAGCTTACTTAAACCTGAAACAAAGAGTGGACAACTTTGTGTCTAATCATCTCTCTAATCACACATGGAGCCCTCATTTGAACAAGAACCAGCTGAGAAACAACATCAGGCAGCTCGTCCTGCAGTAA harbors:
- the aurkb gene encoding aurora kinase B; this encodes MFHFSTNMQNKENYEPRGFQRPFATSSSVVAGPQRVPVKSRTETDKTAVTGPGREGIGSSSSLASKKITIDDFDIGRPLGKGKFGNVYLARVKKLQAIVALKVLFKSQMEKENVEHQLRREIEIQAHLKHPNILRFYNYFHDRKRVFLVLEYAPRGEMYKELQRCGRFDDQRTATYMEEISDALMYCHEKKVIHRDIKPENLLLGYRGELKIADFGWSVHAPSLRRHTLCGTLDYLPPEMIEGKSHNEKVDLWCIGVLCFECLAGRPPFETESHSETYKKITKVDLKFPRIISDGAQDLISKLLRYNPSDRLSLQSVIDHPWVRANSHRLLPPTYPSKKS